A region of Diceros bicornis minor isolate mBicDic1 chromosome 31, mDicBic1.mat.cur, whole genome shotgun sequence DNA encodes the following proteins:
- the CDC42EP2 gene encoding cdc42 effector protein 2 produces MSTKVPIYLKRSSRKGKKEKLRDLLSSDMISPPLGDFRHTIHIGSGGGSDMFGDISFLQGKFHLLPGTAVEGPEEDGTFDLPFQFTRTATLCGQELPDGPSPLLKNAISLPVIGGLQALTLPTSQAPPKPPRLHLETPQPSPQPSPQEAGSVDIWRIPEAGSAHNGLTPESGADEPFLSHASSLLSLHVDLGPSILDDVLQIMDQDLGHMQIPTQDPRLARRGTQAGVNGGKQGVDTALV; encoded by the coding sequence ATGTCCACCAAGGTGCCCATCTATCTGAAGCGCAGCAGCCGCAAGGGCAAGAAGGAGAAGCTTCGGGACCTGCTGTCCTCAGACATGATCAGCCCGCCGCTGGGGGACTTCCGCCACACCATTCATATCGGCAGCGGAGGTGGCAGCGACATGTTTGGTGACATCTCCTTCCTGCAGGGCAAGTTCCACCTCCTGCCTGGAACGGCAGTCGAGGGACCTGAGGAGGATGGCACCTTCGACCTCCCCTTCCAGTTCACCCGCACGGCCACGCTGTGTGGGCAGGAGCTCCCCGACGGGCCGTCCCCTCTGCTCAAGAACGCCATCTCCCTCCCGGTCATCGGTGGGCTCCAGGCCctcaccctgcccacctcccaggccCCACCCAAACCCCCTCGCCTGCACCTGGAGACCCCTCAGCCCTCCCCACAGCCTTCCCCACAGGAGGCAGGGAGTGTGGACATCTGGAGAATTCCAGAGGCTGGCTCGGCCCACAATGGGCTGACCCCTGAGTCGGGGGCAGATGAGCCCTTCCTGTCCCACGCCAGCTCCCTGCTCTCCCTGCACGTGGACCTGGGGCCTTCCATCCTGGACGACGTCCTCCAGATCATGGACCAGGACCTGGGCCATATGCAGATCCCCACACAGGACCCGAGGCTGGCCAGGCGGGGCACCCAGGCTGGGGTGAATGGTGGGAAGCAGGGGGTGGACACGGCCCTGGTCTAG